The proteins below are encoded in one region of Ricinus communis isolate WT05 ecotype wild-type chromosome 6, ASM1957865v1, whole genome shotgun sequence:
- the LOC8262560 gene encoding uncharacterized protein LOC8262560 isoform X5 yields MRFLDQILGQELVNPLFCPNLRYRQASLMNMRSSLLVQKFKLYIVKMGSGMMQRLRGILQMDILFPMMSGGIRKSWLSQVDPANVRLIEFNALLEAEKVAEATKQAIKRKIAQAASVDFQSRSLPAKLRINPDDTEEVKAAKRKKIHSFKSKMRFEQLEVVQNKRQNAWQQFQTTKGSSKKIGFFSGRKRESIFKSPDDPNGKVGVTGSGKGLTEFQRREKHLHLKGGVAETDD; encoded by the exons AGTGAATCCCCTATTTTGCCCCAACCTAAG GTATCGACAAGCATCTCTGATGAACATGAGAAGTTCCCTATTGGTGCAAAAGTTCAAGCTGTATATAGTGAAGATGGGGAGTG GTATGATGCAACGATTGAGGGGCATACTCCAAATGGATATTTTGTTTCCTATGATGAGTGGGGGAATAAGGAAGAG TTGGTTATCCCAGGTGGATCCTGCCAATGTAAGACTGATAGAGTTCAATGCTTTACTGGAAGCTGAAAAAGTTGCTGAAGCTACAAAACAAGCTATCAAAAGGAAGATTGCACAAGCTGCTTCCGTTGACTTTCAGTCCCGAAGTTTGCCAGCAAAGCTTCGTATAAATCCAGATGACACAGAGGAAGTG AAAGCTGCCAAGCGAAAGAAGATACATTCTTTTAAATCGAAAATGCGTTTTGAGCAACTGGAGGTTGTACAGAATAAGCGGCAAAATGCATGGCAGCAGTTCCAGACTACTAAAGGCAGCTCTAAAAAG ATTGGTTTCTTCTCAGGGCGCAAGCGAGAGAGTATTTTCAAGTCTCCTGACGACCCCAATGGTAAGGTTGGTGTGACTGGAAGTGGGAAAGGATTGACGGAGTTCCAGAGGAGGGAGAAGCACTTGCATCTCAAAGGTGGAGTTGCTGAAACTGATGATTAG
- the LOC8262560 gene encoding uncharacterized protein LOC8262560 isoform X3, whose translation MRFLDQILGQELVNPLFCPNLRYRQASLMNMRSSLLVQKFKLYIVKMGSGMMQRLRGILQMDILFPMMSGGIRKSGWYFPDSWLSQVDPANVRLIEFNALLEAEKVAEATKQAIKRKIAQAASVDFQSRSLPAKLRINPDDTEEVKAAKRKKIHSFKSKMRFEQLEVVQNKRQNAWQQFQTTKGSSKKIGFFSGRKRESIFKSPDDPNGKVGVTGSGKGLTEFQRREKHLHLKGGVAETDD comes from the exons AGTGAATCCCCTATTTTGCCCCAACCTAAG GTATCGACAAGCATCTCTGATGAACATGAGAAGTTCCCTATTGGTGCAAAAGTTCAAGCTGTATATAGTGAAGATGGGGAGTG GTATGATGCAACGATTGAGGGGCATACTCCAAATGGATATTTTGTTTCCTATGATGAGTGGGGGAATAAGGAAGAG TGGATGGTATTTTCCTGACAGTTGGTTATCCCAGGTGGATCCTGCCAATGTAAGACTGATAGAGTTCAATGCTTTACTGGAAGCTGAAAAAGTTGCTGAAGCTACAAAACAAGCTATCAAAAGGAAGATTGCACAAGCTGCTTCCGTTGACTTTCAGTCCCGAAGTTTGCCAGCAAAGCTTCGTATAAATCCAGATGACACAGAGGAAGTG AAAGCTGCCAAGCGAAAGAAGATACATTCTTTTAAATCGAAAATGCGTTTTGAGCAACTGGAGGTTGTACAGAATAAGCGGCAAAATGCATGGCAGCAGTTCCAGACTACTAAAGGCAGCTCTAAAAAG ATTGGTTTCTTCTCAGGGCGCAAGCGAGAGAGTATTTTCAAGTCTCCTGACGACCCCAATGGTAAGGTTGGTGTGACTGGAAGTGGGAAAGGATTGACGGAGTTCCAGAGGAGGGAGAAGCACTTGCATCTCAAAGGTGGAGTTGCTGAAACTGATGATTAG
- the LOC8262560 gene encoding uncharacterized protein LOC8262560 isoform X4 has translation MRFLDQILGQELVNPLFCPNLRYRQASLMNMRSSLLVQKFKLYIVKMGSVKCVGMMQRLRGILQMDILFPMMSGGIRKSWLSQVDPANVRLIEFNALLEAEKVAEATKQAIKRKIAQAASVDFQSRSLPAKLRINPDDTEEVKAAKRKKIHSFKSKMRFEQLEVVQNKRQNAWQQFQTTKGSSKKIGFFSGRKRESIFKSPDDPNGKVGVTGSGKGLTEFQRREKHLHLKGGVAETDD, from the exons AGTGAATCCCCTATTTTGCCCCAACCTAAG GTATCGACAAGCATCTCTGATGAACATGAGAAGTTCCCTATTGGTGCAAAAGTTCAAGCTGTATATAGTGAAGATGGGGAGTG TTAAATGTGTAGGTATGATGCAACGATTGAGGGGCATACTCCAAATGGATATTTTGTTTCCTATGATGAGTGGGGGAATAAGGAAGAG TTGGTTATCCCAGGTGGATCCTGCCAATGTAAGACTGATAGAGTTCAATGCTTTACTGGAAGCTGAAAAAGTTGCTGAAGCTACAAAACAAGCTATCAAAAGGAAGATTGCACAAGCTGCTTCCGTTGACTTTCAGTCCCGAAGTTTGCCAGCAAAGCTTCGTATAAATCCAGATGACACAGAGGAAGTG AAAGCTGCCAAGCGAAAGAAGATACATTCTTTTAAATCGAAAATGCGTTTTGAGCAACTGGAGGTTGTACAGAATAAGCGGCAAAATGCATGGCAGCAGTTCCAGACTACTAAAGGCAGCTCTAAAAAG ATTGGTTTCTTCTCAGGGCGCAAGCGAGAGAGTATTTTCAAGTCTCCTGACGACCCCAATGGTAAGGTTGGTGTGACTGGAAGTGGGAAAGGATTGACGGAGTTCCAGAGGAGGGAGAAGCACTTGCATCTCAAAGGTGGAGTTGCTGAAACTGATGATTAG
- the LOC8262560 gene encoding uncharacterized protein LOC8262560 isoform X2, whose product MRFLDQILGQELVNPLFCPNLRYRQASLMNMRSSLLVQKFKLYIVKMGSVKCVGMMQRLRGILQMDILFPMMSGGIRKSGWYFPDSWLSQVDPANVRLIEFNALLEAEKVAEATKQAIKRKIAQAASVDFQSRSLPAKLRINPDDTEEVKAAKRKKIHSFKSKMRFEQLEVVQNKRQNAWQQFQTTKGSSKKIGFFSGRKRESIFKSPDDPNGKVGVTGSGKGLTEFQRREKHLHLKGGVAETDD is encoded by the exons AGTGAATCCCCTATTTTGCCCCAACCTAAG GTATCGACAAGCATCTCTGATGAACATGAGAAGTTCCCTATTGGTGCAAAAGTTCAAGCTGTATATAGTGAAGATGGGGAGTG TTAAATGTGTAGGTATGATGCAACGATTGAGGGGCATACTCCAAATGGATATTTTGTTTCCTATGATGAGTGGGGGAATAAGGAAGAG TGGATGGTATTTTCCTGACAGTTGGTTATCCCAGGTGGATCCTGCCAATGTAAGACTGATAGAGTTCAATGCTTTACTGGAAGCTGAAAAAGTTGCTGAAGCTACAAAACAAGCTATCAAAAGGAAGATTGCACAAGCTGCTTCCGTTGACTTTCAGTCCCGAAGTTTGCCAGCAAAGCTTCGTATAAATCCAGATGACACAGAGGAAGTG AAAGCTGCCAAGCGAAAGAAGATACATTCTTTTAAATCGAAAATGCGTTTTGAGCAACTGGAGGTTGTACAGAATAAGCGGCAAAATGCATGGCAGCAGTTCCAGACTACTAAAGGCAGCTCTAAAAAG ATTGGTTTCTTCTCAGGGCGCAAGCGAGAGAGTATTTTCAAGTCTCCTGACGACCCCAATGGTAAGGTTGGTGTGACTGGAAGTGGGAAAGGATTGACGGAGTTCCAGAGGAGGGAGAAGCACTTGCATCTCAAAGGTGGAGTTGCTGAAACTGATGATTAG